The Gossypium arboreum isolate Shixiya-1 chromosome 2, ASM2569848v2, whole genome shotgun sequence region cttgaATACCTAATGAACATATAATCTAAGTAACAATTACCAAATTGCACAGGAGCTGGAGAATCGAGTTGCATTCCAGACCAGTGAAAGCATTCGTTACTTAGATTTATGTGCAAGTTTTAAACATTTCGTTGTTGTTGTTCTCATTACTCAAAGGGATTATTTTATAACATTGTGCCCAGTTCAAAAGACCTTTCTCACAAGGTTGTTTGAAACGGATCAAACCAATTCGACAGAAAACCGATCAAAATACTGGCTCAAAGGGCATTAAATCAATTGACCAAAATTTAACAAACTGATTGaaccaaaattttaatattttaatatttttataatgatttatttaatcaaatcaaACTGACCATCATTTACATACCCTATAATCGGGTCATATCAACACTGACCTAAATAACAGCCCGTTGACCAAGGGAAGACATTTAGCCTACATGCGTGTCTAAAGTCAACGGAGAAAGGACACAACCACCATTCCAACTACTAGCTTCCTCTCCTGGCAAAACCAACCTCCTCCATACCCCGTCTCTCTCTTGACCCACCAGATAAACTGCCTCTTCGACGTCCTCCACCTTATCACCAAGGCATGCATTTGTATGATATTCATATTATGTGAGCATATCTCAACGACTCTTGCATTCACTGGGATTCTTCCATTCACATAAACTATAACAACATTCAAATTGCCTTTCTCCTACGCTGTGCAATGTTCTTTCACGATGAtggtttataatatgtttaaaaGTTCAATTCTGCTATTTGTTTTGCAGTTGGGAGATTCAATATTTCCATGAACATGCAACGTTTACAACAATTGGTTTCAAACCGGACACCAGGCATAGATGTCACAGTAACCATTGGCACACCCTCTATTGATTTTTGGTGCAGAAGCTGGTTATGATACCATCTGTGGCAAATTTACAAAAGTATGTTGGCTTCTATTTTTTTACCCTAAACCCTCCAAACCCCTTACAATTATACTTGGCTGCCTAAGCACATTAAGTACTTAAGTTGACGCGATCACGCAACCTTTAGGAGACTGCAACAACGTCAATACCAACTAAACTAACACTCAATCAGCAACCTTAATTGATTCTAAAAATGGATGGAACTAAGAACTTTCTAATACAATCACAGAAACTGCGTAACAGCATATCATACGTGCACCATCTAGACTGTACAAAGAAGAGCACCGCAGCAAGACATTAACCATTGGAGGAGCTAATGATGATGATCATCTCACGCCTGATCAAAGCTAAGATCAACAATCATGGAAGGCTTAAGAGCATTGTTACAGCATGAAGAGGTACCAAACTCCTTGCTTACAATCTCATATCCTAATTGATTTTTAAGCAATTCATTGTTACTTTTAGGCTCATACCTTTATATTCTTTTTTGGGTAACCCTAAAAGTATGTCAATAACTAGTTCCATAGATGATTAATATTAATTACTCAAAAATCCACGATAAAAACCCACAATTAAAAAAAACATAACAAGAATTGCAATATAGagaatttaagttttaaaaaatcCCAGATTCATCCATGTCATAAAACTAAAGCTCAAAAGCAGCAAAATCCCTAATTGATAACATAACAAAAAACATTtagattaatattaaaaaaaaggggATAACCTTAATCGACACTCTGCATGAGATAACCTTAATCGACACTCTGCATGATATCCTCAGCCGAAAACTTAGTACCCTTATCCTTATCAGCCGCAGCGCGTCCTTTAGCCTTACGATCCAGCAACGACTTCCGATCTTTGTCGAGTCTCAGCTTGGTGATGACGACCTTCGATGGGTTGATACCGACGTTGACGGTCGACCCGTTCACTTTCTCCCGCGTGATACGCTCAATGTGGATCACCCATTTGCGTCGGTACACTTGCACGACTTTCCCTTCGCGGCCTTTGTAGGTACCGCGAACGACTTGGACCTCGTCGTCCTTGCGAACAGGCATGGACCGGACGTTGTATTTGGACCTCAGATCGGTCGAGAGTGGAGCGCTCATCAAAACACGGCGGACGGACGAAGGTGCCGTGAAATGGGCCTTGCGGCTCTTACGGCGAGAGGAGGAGACACGTGGGTTGTACTTCATTTCTGCTGCCGGTGGTGAAGGAGGAGGGGGCTTGGATTAAGGGTTTCGTCTTCGACTCGGCGACGGCTAATGGAGAAAGTGGAGGACTAGGGTTTTGGGCGTATATATAGGGTGTTAATAGTGGCCTAGAGAGCTAGGGTTAATTTCAGATTGTTGTCTATTGGGCTTTTTGGGCCTAAACAGTTTTTTGAAGTAGGCCTCAATATTTAGACCCAACTTCATTTTGGGCTGTACCTCTTCCAATTTGATTTTTCCCTAATGCACTAATAATTGAATCTATatcaatattaaaataatttagttTTCAACTTTACACATTCTGTCAATTTAGTATTTgacctaacttaaaaatatcaaTTCTAACTCTTTTTGACTTGGGACTGAGTTAATAGAATGTGTAAAGTTAAAGGCtaaatttggtaatttttttaaacttgggactaaattgatagaatttataaATATTGTAATACTAAAGTTATTATTACGTCAATAAAAAAGAGACCACCGCTAATGATTTAAcagaaaaatgatcaaaatattaaattttagtaatattgttgactaaaatatatttttttaatttaggtaATCAATTAGGTCACTGtttttataatttacccaaaCAATTATAAGAAATTAAGGATTTGGATTTGGATGAGTGGCCATTACAATGTGGAACACATGGTACTCCAAATTGACGACCATGAAATATAGATCCCTGTCGCTGTCAACAAAGATCGCCTATACGTGTCATTTGTGTGTCGAGTGGACTACAATGTATCCTCATCATGCCTGCAATAGATGCCAATTTtttactctttttctttttttttttgctaaaataaaaatttttcaaattataaCGTGGATTGATATTGGTATTGTTAATAGTATAGGATGATATAAGTTCGAATTTGTCAAAACacattaatttttcatttaaggGTTAGGGAGAAGTTATAGCTAGTCTACGCATTTATCAAAAATAGCAAATATAATAAAACCTACAATGAAATTAAtatcaaaaaaattattataataggATCTTGTAaggattttttttaaatcaatagGTATAGTTTAAAGATAGAAATGAAAATATTGTAATTATTTGATTAAGTCACGTCAATAACTATGGAATTGGATACCGAATACTTAGTTTTTTTATTTGGGAATTAGATTCTCCTTTTATTTAATGTTGAAAGTGATTGAATTGATTAAAAGTAAATTCACGTTATGAAATGATTAATGGTGAATTGATATTTCTTTTTATTCCATTTTTATTTTAACCTTTGTTTGAAAGGATCCTACGGGCTTCCACTATGTTTGGATAATTATTGTAATTGGTGGATCTCTTTGAATTGAATATAATTGGAGTATCACAATTACACTTTCCAATTCTTAGGAGAATTGTGAGAACCAAGTAATTAGACATGTAAGTGTTTGGGATAGTCATGACAAAAATTCTTATATTGTGAAtcctaaaaaatatattataaaataatttgtatattttataacgttataacaaaacatatatttttaaatcttAAAAGATTTCTAAATTTATGGTCAAAATTACATGTTATAAaagttttataatatatttatttataaaagttatGATCAAGTATGAACATAACTTATTTATATGTTCATGCTATATATTATAATCATAATATACATATTCATAAAAAAATGTTATAATTTTTatcatgatttatttataaaataacttttaaaagtagTGACGAAATTTATATTATTTCGTGTTATAaaagtttttataatttataaaagctcttttataaagatttaatatcatcattttatattattttgacttaatttatattttatgaaaAGGAGATAACTtagaataaataattttttaaattaagtttatataagtttttataattaaagttaCAAACTATTTGAATTGTAAACCTAAATATCACAATGTCGATGCTAACTATGCAAATAGAAAATATTTCCTTACACCATATAGTTGGGTATGATGCCATTTGAGAGAATGGTGCCAGAGACTAGCACTATAAAAAACGTGCAAACTCTTTAATTTGACGCATTTAATGCTTCAAAATGTGGTGGAGAACATGTAAACAACATCACCTTAATATATCATAAAAAATAGGTGGACCATACTAGCATGTTGCATATTTTATAACATCAATCATAGTTGGAATTGAGATGATCCATGTATATACTACATGGAAGAAATAGATGTTCGTAATTTTAATGAtgtaaattcaaattcaaatgacTAATAAATGATATAAGGAGCAGTGTTAAATATTAAAGATAGAATAACCTAACAAATATGCACTAGAACAATTAGATAAAACCGcttatgatgtttatttttcttactatttttattagtaatcgtattatcatatatatttttagattaaCATAATACATGTGATGATTTGGTTTTAATTTTTGTTGcttgtttagaaattatttttatcatactaataatttttatagtaattaatattttaataatataaatgatGTAATTATGTAATCATAAATTGTACTACCAAACATGACATAGGGAATTACGATGTAATTACACGTTGTCAGCCAAATACGTTTAAGGAATTATAATTTTTTGTAACTACAAGAAAATATAATTACTACCCTAATAATTATACTTTCATTCAATTGCTCTATGTTGTCTAGATAGATCCTTAGCCTTTGTTTGATAGGGTGAAAagaaaattggaaagatgaaaataTAAAGGAGaagaaaaccaaagttgtttgaATTAGACCAGTCAGTTGGACCAATTGAACCGGGAACCAACTGGGATACTTGTATGGAGAAAGGCATTTAATTGGTTGACTCAGGAATCAAAACGAACTAGTTGAACAAGGCAAAAAAATTTGGTTGAATCGGGCAGTTTAACTAGTTGAACAAGATTTTTAatatacatttttttatttttatgatttatttaattgaaccaaACGAATTGGTAAAACCAGTTGGATCGACAAACCAATGACACGATTAGTTCGATCATTGATTCAGTTTTGAAAACTTTAAAGAAAACTAGAGGAATAGAAAACATAAATTTTTTTCACCCATATGCTTggtaaaaaatatgaaaaattggaTATTTTCCTTCCCTCTATGAAAAATATGAAAAcataaatgaaatgaaattgtagcgacgtaaaaaaaattttagtttcgcttggtcgctaattgtggcaatttattaaacatttgaaaaccaactttcgattttattaacaaagggagtcgccaccgatcctttttatagatGTGATcgaacacctaataaaattatttttaaaacaaaaagaaggccaaatttaggtctacgtgaaagtccagagaaaaattggggttcgggagttagttacgcgcgaggaaggtattagcaccctcgcgacgcccaaaattggtatctcataaacatgtattgacttgattttcaaaaatacgagttcactataagatttaatcgtgatccgattgaaaagacgagaactttcaattcttgatttttgagaaggatataccgatttaacacgagccgacaaattccatccaacatagcgatgagaTCCGataacttaatattaaatcggtacattgccttgatTATTGAGATTAATTAGAAAACAAGAACACAATTTTTGTTGTAATGCAAAGCAAAGCTGATATGGAATAAAAATGAATAACTGACGTAACCAGAAATATATTGAAGCGGAATAATAATCGCGGCAATAATCTCAAAAACAATAATCGTGCATGCTATattaaacataataatagtattaaactaaaacattataaatatatatatgtatatatgaacaTATATTAGCagtgataataatagtaataaaagatgtatatatatatataccaactaatacataataaaaaaagtgaaaataatagttataataatgaATGTAATAATAtacgaaaataatactatatgtaAAATGTATATACAAGAATAATGAAATATGTGTCGATAAgattgtataaaaatatataacaaaaatattaaagtatatacataatatgtatAAAAACGTAGTATGGTATTGGAAATGTATACATGGGATAATATGTAAATATGTACATAGTATAATGTTAAAATACATACTGATATAgagttaaaattatatatatatatatatatatatatatatatatacataagacaATATACAAGATCAAATGTGATACAATATTCAAATATGTACACAGACAAAAATACAATactaaaaaaatacatatatgtaaTATAAAAATGCATAAtataatgtttaaatatttacataatatatatatgcataataataatgttgaaaaTATCTATGAATAATATTACGAAACatgtacttatatgtattaaggatatatatatatataaataataaaacatatgctaatattaatgataataaaatgatgtaaaatatatgcataagatcatataaatatatatatatatatatataaataccatgGTAGTTAAAAAAATATGTGGAATAATAAAAGAAACATATAACAAAGATCataaaaacataatatatataagaaGTTAGATAATATGTACACAATATACATGTgaaaaatatatgcataatatagTATTAGACCATAATAATACaacattaaaaatatatgatATATGTAAAGTATAGTATAGTATTAagaacacatatatataatatatgaataatatacatatacatataatactaaaatatttaggtactatatacatattaaaataaaactttagtaCTAATATTACAtaagtatatacaaatatattaagCATGTATACGTATTATAAGTATATAAttgtataataaaacataagctaataataataataataataataataataataataataataatactaatactaatattataaaaataacaagaacatttaataagaaaataagaaTAAACAAAAAAGGactgaaattaaataaaaaacagAATGGTAAGGCCAATTTagaataaaaacaaagaaaagggacTTAATTAAAACACGCGCATAACTTGGAGGGGTCAAAACGCAATATTGCCTTACCCTCAAAACGCAGCGTGGcagtaaagactaaattgaaaaacggGTGAAATTACAGGGCTGAATTATAACAAAAAGATCTGATTGTGAATGCATGAAAAAGCGGaggggctaaaagtgcaattagcccctCAGATGGAAAAACATGCGGATccttggagcgggtcgggtcaaCAGACGGGTTAGgccgtcgttttggggcttaagtatagcccctaaaacgacgtcgttttggagggctataaataggcctaatttcagaaaaaaaaaatcatttgtaagaggaagagagaaaaaaaacgaaagagaggaagagAGAAAAGGGAGAGGGAGGGGACTACCGGCCAAAGGGTCGGTCACTGGACGGCCACCGGAGGCTCGCCGGCGCTGGCCACCACACGcggtggccggaaaaggtaaaaaacttattttttttggtatttttttatgttttaatatatatataggttaaaaaaaacttaaaaccgaatttgaaatagaaagaaaaaaaaatcaccttagggTTTTTTTAAGCTTTTAATCATTTGATCTTGGTGTTTTCGTATGCACGAATGCTATTTCGTATTTAAACGTGATTGAATCACtatattgaatcaaattgaatgtTTCACTTTCTTGTTTTTGTGTTTATTTCTTCTTGccaaaatgaaaggaaaaaagaGATCCTCTATTACATTCGGATCCGCCTTTATAGCCATTTCTATACAACATTTTTTAAGCTTCTTGCCATTGCTCCTTGTCGTCTGCTCTGTCTTGGTGTTTGTTTCATTTTGCAGGTATGGAGGAGTTGGTGGGAGTGTGTGATGCACAGGAATGGTCTTTGCAGAGGCGTGGGGTGGCTGTGGTTCTTTTCTTTGCTATTTTTATTATTGGTCCAGGCTAGGGTTAGTAGTTTGGGCTGTTTTGTATTGGGTTTGTTTAGTTTTAGGTTTGGCCCTTTCAATGTGGAAATTGGGCCTGTTTTGATTTTTGGGCTGTTTAACATTGTAAAATGGACTTGAATTTTGGTTTTTGCTTAGGCCAAAAATTGGCCATTAcagaaattttttgtttttcttttaagaaAATGATGTTGAGTGGGGATAAAAGGTTGGCATGCATGAAATGTCATAAGTGGCGTGCGGCAGATAAAAAAGGAAAAGGCAGAAATATTTGTAGTGGCATTGGGAtgaaattgaaatgtgcatggaaTGGGACGATAAGGCAAACCTAACCACACATTTCACCTACTCACAATTCACACCCACACACCTTATTTTCTTTGAAGTAAAAGCCCTCCAGTGGCCACATGCCTATATAAAATCCATGATTTAATCGGTTTAATTTATATCATAAAATTAGAgaatgattaaattaatataaaaattgaatTTAAGCTAATTTAAATTTGTTGCCAATTGAGTCTTAGTTCGATTAGCATGGGTATTGTTGCTAATGCAGGAAGATGTAGTTCAAGTGTGCTGAAGcgcattatctttttatttctggGTCAAAAATGGGCGAGAGGTAATACTAGACATTGTGTCAAAAAGAACATATATTATCAGAACTATAATTAGATtgttccaaatatatatataattttgttgttataatttataattttaatgattgtTTGAAAAGgataaatttgattaattaaatttgAAATCAATGAATGATTGAGTCGATGTAAGTTATTTTTTTGTCAAACCACctcaaaa contains the following coding sequences:
- the LOC108467525 gene encoding 60S ribosomal protein L26-1, whose amino-acid sequence is MKYNPRVSSSRRKSRKAHFTAPSSVRRVLMSAPLSTDLRSKYNVRSMPVRKDDEVQVVRGTYKGREGKVVQVYRRKWVIHIERITREKVNGSTVNVGINPSKVVITKLRLDKDRKSLLDRKAKGRAAADKDKGTKFSAEDIMQSVD